aTTATCGCTGTTGATGAAATATAACATAAGTTTCATGAAACGGAAATAAAAGGTTACGGCTTTATTAATTGAATAAGAACGTTTATGCTAAATCAGTGTTGTTAATATACTACAGTTAGGGTCAAAGATCGATACCAGTACAATCCTCTGTTAAAATGGCATCGTGGAAAACATTTCCTGTTGTTTGGTGATTAGCGAATGTAGTATTCTGTTTTGGCAGGTGAAACGTCAGCTTGTTGAGATGTTGAAATGTATAGGCTCTGTTGAAAAGTGGAGACACGTGCAGATGTGGAACTGTACCATCAGTTTAGACTTCACCTGgcactgtggtcctctgtcgagGAGTATGAAGGATGGAGACACATGCAGATGTGGAACTGTACCATCAGTTTAGGTTTCACCtagtactgtggtcctctgttgaagaagatgaaggatggagagacgtgtagatgtggaactgtaCCATCAGTTTAGGTTTCACCTGGTACTGTgttcctctgttgaggaagatgaaggatggaGAGACTTGTAAGTGTGGAACTGATCCCGCAGGAGTCGTTCGTAATCGTGTAGGGGTAAGACATCGTTGCTGGAAGCACGAGGTACATAACTGAAGTCACGGGATAATCTCTCTGCCATCACAGTGAGATATTCACCACATCTGTAAGTACAACATTATGCTTATATTGCACTTGGCCATAGGTGCATGTATTTTTCTTTCAAGCAGTGTGCAGCGGAAATCacgtcctataaaccacttcaACTATGATCATAGATTTCCAACATTTTTTTAGCAAATTGTGCATCAGTTACATAGGCACTTTTGCTACTTTCTCTGTCATTTCCACAGGTAATTGATGCCGGCTTATAGTCTAAGATTTCTACAGGTACGTTGGGTAAATGGTACAATTGTGAAAATGGTGTATTTTCTAGTTCCTGTTAAGGCACTATTTATCTTAATGACATAAATAATGTCAACTGACCAAATAGTATTTTTCTCTACAAGAACTATAACACAATAAAGTAAGCAGGTGATGAATAAGGAAGAATCATTCACCGGGATGACCATTACAGCTCTCCAGACTAGTGGATCCTTTTCCCCAACACGGCCTATCACCAATATCTGGTAGTGCTTTATGAACACTGAGAAATGTCCTAAGTATTCGCACATCTAGAATATCCGACtctatttacaatgttataGCTATTCTATTATGGCTGTTTCAGACTAAATAATCGGGGGTTTTGGTCTCCTTGGTTGGTTTGAGACACGAGTCCTGTTGCAGGCTTCAGACACTAGACAGTTCGAGCTACGTTTACTCGACATATCAGTACCCTATACAGCAGTTCGAGTTTCACAGTCGTTACATATCATGCTAGTTGTTAACCTTTAGACACCAACCTTCTATTTCCTGGTAGCTCCCATCGTTTTCGTCTTCCCTGTGATACGGCACCACACTGATGAAAATGAACATTGAACATGAGCATAATGAGAGGAAATTATTAAGCTATGACACACTCTCAGTTCATATCGCGCTCCTAGTCGTGTATAGTTTTGTCTGGTTGGTTTGcgttttaacgccgcactcagcaatatcacaactatATGttgacgatctgtaaataaatggtcttggaccacataatccagtgtTCAAAAGCACAAGCGTCGATCCCGTTCGTCAgcttttacgacaagtatgggttgatgAAAACCACTTTACCACGGGTAATTACACCAATgtggtgatgaaatatttattcatcttACTTGAAGATTGATGAACATACTCACCGATGACGAGCACATCCTCTCTCTGAAAGTTTAAAGTGTGTGGGAACAATTATGCATACATActcaaagtatatatttatttcttgcACACTGATGTTACCATTTTTTCTCCATTTAGAAGTTTAAGAGTTTAAGATATACTGTACATCATACGGTATGAGTTTCAGTAGAAGGTCAATCAGTGCTAATAGTTGTCAGAATTATAAAATGTTAATAGACCTGTAGTTTTGGTTGCAAAAAGTTAAGGACTGTTTTTCAGATATTCTACATAACACTACCCCTTAAATAATTCGAATGACCTGTTTAACATCTGAATCAACCGACGTGACGTACTAGAATGAAGTCCAGCACCGACCTACTATCTCCTCTTAGCCTCCGTCTGTGTTTGCGTCACGGGTGTAAGTGACAACGCTGGGGGAAGGAAATGTAGAAAGTGGTTGGAATCAAGGATATTTACAAAAAGCAATCCGCTGTCCTCAGACAAAGaatcttgcaaaaggacaaaataGTTGTTACAGTTATATGCATGAATGTGTTAGCAAAATGGGTAAGCAAGTTAATAGTATTTGAAGCTCTTCTAACGTTTGCCTGAAAGAACGAAATCTTTTTGACACCAACAGCTCATTAACGATGTGCCATTAATTCTGCTTGGGCTTATGCTTCACATATACTGCTACTGATAAGTGAAATAGAGCTAATCAAATCACTGTATTTCTGATTAAGTGTTTCCACAATAGCAGCTACTACATAATTTTAAGTCAGCTGTTTACACATTTGGCCTTACTCACCGATTATATGTGCATCCtctacctgaaacaaataattttgtgTAAATAATGACATATGCACAATGTTAGATGAAAAATAGAAGATAAACGAATTTCCTGTATAACTATACATCTTTGAAGTGGAAATAAATATCTTGCTATTTGTAGAACGACATGTTTATAGAACAACATGTTTGTACAACGACATGTTTGTAGAACAAACGCAACCTGAGTAACACCAGTGTCTTGAAGCATGAATGTCGATTAAAACTAGTGTCCTGGAGCCAATGTAAACATAAACTTGGAAACTGAAGTCCATTAAACATGTAAATTTGTGCACACTGTTGATTTATATCCTCTTCAAGCATCAACTTGAAGGTTCCATACTGAAGTACTTTAGAAACGCGCGTATCATATTATTATCATTCATTATGGAGGATGCAAAACGAACAGAAACTGACTTTCACAGATGAACTTGATGCATACCAAGAAATGCCCACGTGACCCACCATTTGCTGgaaatcaccttttcacctgCAAATTCCGTGAAAATGCGTAAACGTGGCGTTTTCACAACACATTGTCAGATCAGTCAACTGTGTACCGAAATCACACCGAAATTTTGAACTGCACCAAATTGCTGACTTTGGCACAACACGTGGCACATCTTTGACAACCATGTGTCTAGCCCGAGATCGTCGCATACAAGTTCAAGCCAGCCTCCAGAACAGATATTAGCATTCATGGAAGAATGGATATCGTCAGTCTCCAGACGGTACGATGGCGATTACGTCAGCAAGGGCTGCGTGCGCATAAGTATTCTATTCACTGACGAGTCCTGATTCCATCTCAGTCATGCGTATACAAGGATCAGAGTGACGTGGACAGCGTAACGGTGATTGTTGAGTTCAGCAGCGTTGAGGGAAGCGTATTACTAATGATTTGTTGAGAGATTGATAGTCATGCCGGGACACGTGTGGACGTCTGCTGTAGCCGAGTTACAGATCAAAATGATAATTACTGAGAACAAGAGTCGTTCCTGCTCCCAGCATGGCGCCAGATCAACGTCTTCAAATTTTGCACCAGGATTATGCAAATGACGGTCATAACCGTTACTGACATTGACTCTGTGAAAGTTTTGAGCGCGTTTGGAAATAAATTTGATCCCTTCATCGTTATCGTTAATTCAACTTTgcactgactacttttgttttttcttgtgtttcaACCCTGATTGACAATTTCAGTGTCAAGAGGGACAAGTTCTTTCCTTCGTTTAAAACGGAGATTCAACGTCTTATCCCAGTGATGCGTTTCTAAAGTAGTTCAGTATACTTCACAGTCTCCTCTCACAATCTGTCCTCTTTCAAACTCTTCCTTAAAGGACATCAAGGACACTTTTACATTTAATCAAGATACACCACAGACACGTCACAAATCACACCTAGAGAGAATCACTTAATATAGGTAGGACAAAATCATCATTTCCTTGAAAATGTATCACATGTcagtatgaagtgaaataattatcaGCTAGCTTTCTACTGAGTATGGGTGGAAATAGACATCAGAGGCTACATACCAAAGTATCTTTATATGTTTTGCAGACAAAGAAGAGGCATGAAATCAATACTTATTAGTACTGCTTAACATTTCTATATgtgcatagtgagtgagtgagttaatatttaacgtcacaacggcaatatttcagccatatcgtgacgagaacatttctatattgaaatgaaatatgtatacattataaacacctgtcgtcaaaggacagtaaaacaactagaatatcacagttacaattaaaactagtgtggagagttaaaacgaataccactatttggacaatacaatataaaatacgggctgtagatcgccaacaactgaagatagatcaccatactagggaccatggggacttacattacttttgctacctgcatgggccctagctggatttacaccatcccctcagccgttggtgattgtaggaaaatgtagccgaaatttaaaatgacaaaaatactacgattaaaaaattggtcagtttagatttcactttgaaagttttgggacttacgtattcctctcagggggacaataattttatgctactttaaccccctttgagggtacagccactaacaatcgcagttgacaattcttaccaccatggttaaaatatcagctttctatttacaaaacatattattcaaaatttatgtaataattctatttcctttaagaattcaatgattaaatgaaaattaacatgaaaaagatccttcattgttttgacattaaaatatttatcccttgtgatggcaaaatcaatacagtcaagcatgatatgcttgaccgtgattccttcatcacaagggatacaaaacggaggatcctcaccttgaagtatatattcgtgagtgtatccagtatggccaatgcgacatcgtcgcataacaacctcctcaaatctggactgacaacccaagaagGTGTAACCGATATACGGTTTTATGGCATGCAAATTATTTatgcctacttgagtgtcccacttcttctgcatcagatccctgatataagatcttattgtagctttataatctgagtatgggataagaagtggtgtcacagatttgttgagtgctgccttagcagcgaaatcggccattgtattaccagagattccgacatggcttggtaaccaacaaaagacgatgtggcactggccagtagcaagatcattgtataATTCGATGATTTcaattacaagtggatgttgagaagacaaatttttaatagcctgaagacaagaaagagaatccgaAAATATTGTGTAATGGTTATATTTAGGTTgcttattaatatatttaagagccgtgagtatggcattagcttctgccgtgaaaatagagctattgtATATGTGCATAGATGTATATGAGTTGTGGGGTAAAACTGTTTAAAGTACTACATTGGTAACTATCTGATCCCCCATCCCCACCTTCCTAACCAGCGCGTCGTTTTCCCAGACTGCCATACGTTATTCACTACATATAAGAAAATGCAAAGGGATAACTTACTGACGATGCACTGAACACACGGACACGCACAAGCATCCACTCAACACGCTATTAAGTGAGATCGGTATAGAACCAAAGTGTTTGTGAGTTCTAGTCATTCACTGTCACATCACACCGTTTTACCTCCACGTCTCTGTTTTCTACAAACAACAACCATGACGACGACAGTGATGATCACGATCAGGATGGAGCAGACAGAAGTCACTGGGACGATGGAATCGACACCAGATTCATTAACCTCACgtgctgaaacatttaatatggACAATATTCAGTTTAGCATTGTATAATCCTGTTTacttttcagaaacaaataacgTCCAAGATATGTTGCTTTATTTAAGGTACATGATGTGATTACAAAATACCAGAGATATAATTTATACCAGGATTAGAAATATAATCTGCGCCCCGGTTAGTGGGTGGGTATGGGTGAGGGGGTGAGCGGGTAAATTGgtgggtatgagtgagtgagtaaatgagtggaGTTTTATATCACTTATAACCCAGAAACATCACCCCTCTTAAGAAGATTTTAATTAGGTTCACGACATGTCAACTGGGTTGACCCTTCCGATGTTCATCTGAAATAACACTTTCAAACACCAATACAACCAGTTCCGTTCTCGATACAACACCCATCGATCCATTTCATAGCGGGATCCAATAATAATGGTCAAGTTGCCAGTGCTACAGTCATTGCATCCATTTGAAGGGAGTAAAAACTTCATTACATATCTCATGCAAATATAATCTTGAATTTTACATATTCTGTCACAAAGCATGTTTCCGGAATCTGTAGAGGCCTTACTGAAGACCTCTAGTGTCAGGTTGCGTGATGCACTCCCATGGCTGTTGTTGACGTGACACGTGTACTgtccagacacagacacatctaTAGCTGGTGTAGACAACACAGCCTCCCTTTGTCCTGTAATCACCATCTGTCTGGATGTGTCCCACCAGGTTACAGTGCAGGCAGGGTTACAGTCAGCAGAACATCTCACTGTTACAGGTTTCCCTTCTTCTACCCCCAGCTTGTCCCTTGTGCCGTGAAACTGTATCTGGTCAGGTCCATCTGCAAAGCATGTGAGATAATCAGAAATAATAATTTGAtaacttgatatttttttctatCATACCAATACCACCGTACATCAATTTCACTTGAATTGATTTTTCATCAACTTTCGGTTTAgaggttttatttttttttctcatgcCAATTCTTCTTTAGTGTTGATCACATCCACATCTGCTAGCCTTGTCGAGTCTAGGCTCACCAATATAAGACTCCCAGTTTCAAAGATCTTACTGTTGTCacgaaaatattacattcaaatgcAAACAACGACACATTACgcacattctgtttttgttccTCTAAGTCATACGTGTACGTATCAGTCAGGTATATCCGACTGGATGGTCGACCGCGAGCTGGAGTTTCCCCGCTCGGTGGAAACGTccaatgttttgtttgtacGAGTTGGATAGCCGCTCAACTGTGATTTTGTTAACAGCTGGAATCTACATTCAACTGTATTTTGTATGTACACGTCCGATATTGTCATTGGTATGCTCCGCCTGACCAACGTTGACAATTCGATTCATGTATTATCTTGACGTTCCTGTATATCTCATCTGATGCCCTTACGATTATATCTCTAATGATCAGTGCCTGTACCAGATATTGTCAACGTTTCATGCATTTTACCGTATTCTTAATTGTAAACCCAATATTGTCACTATTTTAAAAAGAAGCGTTTTTGAGGACAAAAGCCccatgagtgagggagtggattgagttttacgccgcactcagcaatattccagctatatagcagtggtctgtaaataatcgagtctggaccagacaatccagtgatcaataacatgagcatcgatctgcgcaaatgggaaccgatgacatgtgtcaaccaagtcagcgagcctgaccacccgatcccgtttgtcgcgtCTTACGAGAAGCAgagtggccttttatggcaaacatgggttgctgaaggcctattctaccccgggacctttacgggtactcaggcaggtcgataaatcacatggtcaaatcacacactgctgactgaaaattgtaaacctgaaattttcatgccaTACTTCAATCACCTAACAAAGGGGAGAACTGAACGAAcaactttgctttgaatgaaatccatgtggtgatgcattctcaaaacatccattattattgtatcaacattgattcaatcccatatatctcccaatttcgacaatcgtacattgaaagtacagttcccctactttttggaagagtatataATTATGAAATCATCATGTTGAAACACGATCAACGCTGAAATATCAGTTCTAAGGTAACCAGTTAAAACCCTCTTCGTTTAGTGAACGCCCACCTCTCAGCAATGTTCGCTTGAAATGTCGTGAATTTTTATCCCCGTGGTTGGTATTGAGTCTCCTGTCTTCCGTATTTTCCTGATGTTTTACATAACCTTGTTTTCACCTTTGCCCGTCACCGTGCATTTACATTCCCTGAAATCTGCATATTTGACGCGACGCTAGAATTGCATGCCTAAGGAACATAAATTGGCGCTTTCGTAACCCGTATCATCTGATTCAGTACATATTATGTACTGTTAGTTTTGTGTTGATCTTTTGTATTTGAGCTGAGTGGTCCGAGCCCGGTTTTGCTCATTTAAAACATATGTCTAGGTGAGCAACAATGACATGCCATAATTTTAAAGTGTTCGTGTATATTCGACATAACACCTGACACCGCTTGCCTTTGAAGCTGAAAGCCTTCACCACAGATTCTGGCTGTGTTCTCTTCCGCAAGTTCTGTATCAACGGACAGCAGTAATGCCTTTTTGTTAGCGCTATGAGTAAACTTGGTAGGTGTGGAGTTTGGAGCTATAGAAATGGACACATTATTATGTTGCTGTCATTAAGTCCCATCCGAACCACAAAGGTATTATCACAATAATGATTCGGGACATAAAGGTTCTATGTCAGTTGTATGCTAAGGTGCACAGATATGCGAGGTTCCTGTACCGTAAACAAAGCTACGTTCTTACTCACAGAGGACATCCAGTACATGTCCGTGACTCCAGTCAGACTCCAGCCCCTCCTCCACAGCCTGGCACCTGTAGGTGTCTCCCTGGTTCTCTCTGCTGACGTGTGTTATTATCAGGTCATCTCCACCTGTAGGAGACTCATCACCAGATTCTAGCAGGGGCCTGTCCCTCATCCAGATGTAGGTCATGGTCAGTGGGTGatggtcctggggtagaacccgggaggaggaggagcatgTGAGGGTAACATTCTCACCTGATACAGGTGAGGCAGGTCCGGTGATGGTAGGTGTGGTTGGCTTCTCTGTGAAATAATGTAACAAATGATCCGAGACTTTAACACCAGTGCCAATAAACATGGTTTTACTAAATGTGTGGTTGTCCTCTCTGTGAATCGACTGATAATAAACTGAATAAAGTAAATGCTCTGACACTTGTATTTATTTACTATTCGCCTTTATTGTCAATTAAATAAGCGCCAGCGACACGCTAATACTCCTAACCGGTTTGTTGATTAAAAGTACATGTACTACACAACTACTTTCCCCCCGGTCAAATGAATAAATCTTTTGCCCGGAGAGAGGGGGTTGGCTGGATTGATCCCAAGGTGCGTCGCAAAAATGACGTTAGATATGCTGGATGTTGTTACAGACAGATAGTTTATTTGACATATCACAGGATCTGAAAGTATGAAACTAGCACGCTCCTGGCGTTCAGAGAAGTTGTCTAGTGTATCACAGCGTTCCATTAGCTCACGTCTGATATCATCATATAGTGGACATTTTAAAAGGACATGACATTCGTCTTCGCCTTCATCTGTACAAATAGAGCATGTTACACTGAATGGCGCTCGGGATTAATAAATAAGACAGGTG
The window above is part of the Haliotis asinina isolate JCU_RB_2024 chromosome 1, JCU_Hal_asi_v2, whole genome shotgun sequence genome. Proteins encoded here:
- the LOC137277935 gene encoding cell adhesion molecule 4-like: MFLGATASVALYGFALVSMTTGYPYTVTRVGEDVTMTMNPDNVSFVYYVWVNGSVAGRLLLVQPKSHRVMVFNNSHTGCRTRIRYTGEDSPSQTGQLRFTIYNVTVQDAGTYYCQGSNGQEVTGCRQVLVVVQKPTTPTITGPASPVSGENVTLTCSSSSRVLPQDHHPLTMTYIWMRDRPLLESGDESPTGGDDLIITHVSRENQGDTYRCQAVEEGLESDWSHGHVLDVLYGPDQIQFHGTRDKLGVEEGKPVTVRCSADCNPACTVTWWDTSRQMVITGQREAVLSTPAIDVSVSGQYTCHVNNSHGSASRNLTLEVFTREVNESGVDSIVPVTSVCSILIVIITVVVMVVVCRKQRRGGRGCTYNRVVTYTRDANTDGG